A DNA window from Sphingopyxis macrogoltabida contains the following coding sequences:
- a CDS encoding radical SAM protein, producing the protein MNQQLGIAPAADTLVRRREWRASQPDSIDALQVVYKVAERCNINCSYCYYFHMGDETPLERPAYAPHAVTERLAHWMADGCAELRIPHAKLAFHGGEPAMIGADAFGKACRTLRDVIEPVATLSLAIQTNGVLLDERWTDRFIEHAVGVGISIDGPQAANDRFRLDKRGRSTFQRSEDAIRRLVAARPYGAPLPSTISVLHSANDYRDIYHYLRDLGVEELNFLLPDRNVDDTAFRASDEAADYGRCLSEIFDAWLAEDNQAVRIKFIDQTMVHFRANVTPGAIFRRGRKSNQVVIARSDGTVAIDDSYIPALDWYSRAPVRPMATHSLRDFLGNPIFQEIETTANSIPTGCRDCRWRDMCRGGDLENRFSAASGFDNPSVYCGAYKGLYATVCQRLVEGGYPAHLVTEKFGAL; encoded by the coding sequence GTGAACCAGCAACTCGGCATCGCTCCGGCGGCGGACACCCTTGTCCGTCGCCGCGAGTGGCGGGCCAGCCAGCCCGATTCGATCGACGCGCTTCAGGTCGTCTACAAGGTGGCCGAGCGCTGCAACATCAACTGCAGCTATTGCTATTATTTCCATATGGGCGACGAAACGCCGCTCGAACGCCCCGCCTATGCGCCGCATGCGGTGACCGAGCGGCTGGCGCACTGGATGGCCGACGGCTGCGCCGAACTGCGCATCCCGCACGCCAAGCTCGCCTTCCACGGCGGCGAGCCGGCGATGATCGGCGCCGACGCGTTCGGCAAGGCGTGCCGGACGCTGCGCGACGTGATCGAACCCGTCGCGACGCTGTCGCTCGCGATCCAGACCAACGGCGTGCTGCTCGACGAACGCTGGACCGACAGGTTCATCGAACATGCCGTCGGCGTCGGGATCAGCATCGACGGCCCGCAAGCCGCCAACGACCGTTTTCGGCTCGACAAGCGCGGCCGGTCGACCTTTCAGCGCAGCGAGGATGCGATCCGCCGCCTCGTCGCCGCGCGCCCCTATGGCGCGCCGCTGCCCTCGACGATCAGCGTGCTGCACAGCGCCAACGACTATCGCGACATCTATCATTATCTGCGCGATCTGGGGGTCGAGGAACTCAATTTCCTGCTCCCCGACCGCAATGTCGACGATACCGCCTTCCGCGCCTCGGACGAAGCGGCCGACTATGGCCGCTGCCTGTCCGAAATCTTCGACGCCTGGCTCGCCGAGGACAATCAGGCGGTGCGCATCAAGTTCATCGACCAGACGATGGTCCATTTCCGCGCCAACGTGACGCCGGGCGCGATCTTTCGCCGCGGCCGCAAGAGCAATCAGGTGGTGATCGCGCGCAGCGACGGCACGGTGGCGATCGACGACAGCTATATCCCGGCGCTCGACTGGTACAGCCGCGCCCCGGTGCGGCCGATGGCAACGCATTCGCTGCGCGATTTCCTGGGCAATCCGATCTTTCAGGAGATCGAGACGACTGCGAACAGTATCCCCACCGGCTGCCGCGACTGCCGCTGGCGCGACATGTGCCGCGGCGGCGACCTCGAAAATCGTTTCTCGGCCGCGAGCGGCTTCGACAATCCGTCGGTCTATTGCGGCGCGTACAAGGGCCTGTACGCGACGGTTTGCCAGCGGCTCGTCGAAGGCGGCTATCCCGCCCATCTCGTCACAGAAAAATTCGGTGCCCTATGA
- a CDS encoding LpqB family beta-propeller domain-containing protein, translating to MADRRHRRLAAARFLFAAPLCLFAAAPAQGEWTSQYPHVENAAKNVGHQLYLEAYNLPTFAASPTDPAPSPDGRSVAFAARGWLWTMDVATRQARRLTRGPRIDSRPAWSPDGRQIAFVRDSGRDTDIMLVDVATGKERALVASPALDLDPAFAPDGQSLFYSSAEAGDFDLWRVELATGTKTRLTTDTGQELNPQPIGGGTGLAYVNRAKYFSDAVATLSLADGERRTLLSTGMAPQLRVAASPDGRSVAVTEPDGDRLKLITLDAGGGDTIRVAPDATYPLAPSWSRGGALWFVQPNRDKQFTLYRTPADGGASEDMSPLDWDFGERTARVTIRTRQAGKLTPARLAIVDGSGHPAVPATGLAYFDFQQGRVFTHSPGVVTVEVPAGAIRLTATHGFDGVAEATRQVRAGDTVTIDLDLPSTGFDAAARGWYSGDLHNHLNYGGPYQLEPDDLVTMMRAEALDVATPQLANLQTRQVDAKWWGWQRTELPLIRVSQEVRAHFLGHIGVIGTDAPFDPWFFGPSYPVRAQSELTNADVLHFTRAHGGLNIYVHPVIGNDPFPATGNPGGFPLALVPDAVLGDVDAIEIACLWSDELGTSELWYRLLNLGLPVAPTAGSDTMQNIHRMMAIGSTRVYAKPEGPVGMTSFLDALRKGRSFVTTGPMIDFTAAGAGPGEVVAGGSTSIPWSLDLFSPTAVETVEILVNGRVVWSGKGLPAAGKRNYSGTIEVPAGGWIAARVHGGAAVWPVQDGAPFAHSAPVWIGRVGSTDPAAARGAAADLLRWMPVGEARLATGYPGESGARLKARFAEARQRLEAWAK from the coding sequence TTGGCCGATCGACGTCACCGGCGGCTCGCTGCTGCCCGCTTCCTGTTCGCCGCGCCGCTTTGCCTTTTTGCGGCGGCGCCGGCCCAGGGCGAATGGACCAGCCAATATCCGCACGTCGAAAATGCCGCGAAGAATGTCGGCCACCAGCTTTATCTGGAGGCCTATAATCTGCCGACCTTCGCGGCGAGCCCGACCGATCCGGCGCCGTCGCCCGACGGCCGCTCGGTCGCCTTTGCCGCGCGCGGGTGGCTGTGGACGATGGATGTCGCGACGCGGCAGGCGCGGCGCCTGACGCGCGGGCCCCGCATCGATTCGCGCCCGGCCTGGTCGCCCGACGGCCGCCAGATCGCCTTCGTCCGCGACAGCGGGCGCGACACCGACATCATGCTGGTCGACGTCGCGACGGGCAAGGAACGTGCGCTGGTCGCGAGCCCGGCGCTCGACCTCGACCCCGCCTTTGCGCCCGACGGCCAGTCGCTGTTCTACAGCTCTGCCGAAGCGGGCGATTTCGACCTGTGGCGGGTCGAGCTTGCCACCGGAACGAAAACCCGCCTGACCACCGACACCGGTCAGGAACTGAACCCGCAGCCGATCGGCGGCGGCACCGGCCTCGCCTATGTCAACCGTGCCAAATATTTCAGCGACGCGGTTGCGACCCTCTCGCTCGCCGACGGCGAGCGCCGGACGCTGCTGTCGACGGGCATGGCACCGCAGCTCCGCGTCGCCGCATCGCCCGACGGGCGCTCCGTCGCCGTCACCGAACCCGATGGCGACCGGTTGAAGTTGATCACCCTCGACGCCGGTGGCGGCGACACGATCCGCGTTGCCCCCGACGCGACCTATCCGCTCGCGCCGAGCTGGTCGCGCGGCGGCGCGCTGTGGTTCGTCCAGCCGAACCGCGACAAGCAATTCACCCTTTACCGTACCCCGGCCGACGGCGGCGCCAGCGAGGACATGTCGCCGCTCGACTGGGATTTCGGCGAGCGCACCGCCCGCGTCACCATCCGCACCCGGCAGGCCGGCAAGCTGACGCCCGCCCGGCTGGCGATCGTCGACGGCAGCGGCCATCCTGCGGTTCCCGCAACCGGCCTCGCCTATTTCGACTTCCAGCAAGGCCGCGTCTTCACCCATTCGCCCGGCGTGGTAACGGTCGAGGTGCCCGCGGGCGCGATCCGGCTGACCGCGACGCACGGCTTCGACGGCGTGGCCGAAGCAACGCGGCAGGTGCGCGCCGGCGACACGGTGACGATCGACCTCGACCTGCCCTCGACCGGCTTCGACGCCGCGGCGCGCGGCTGGTATTCGGGCGACCTCCACAACCATCTCAATTACGGCGGCCCCTATCAGCTCGAACCCGATGATCTGGTGACGATGATGCGCGCCGAGGCACTCGACGTCGCGACGCCGCAGCTCGCCAACCTCCAGACGCGGCAGGTCGACGCCAAATGGTGGGGCTGGCAACGCACCGAACTGCCGCTGATCCGCGTCTCGCAGGAGGTGCGCGCGCATTTCCTCGGCCATATCGGCGTGATCGGCACCGACGCACCGTTCGACCCGTGGTTCTTCGGCCCGAGCTACCCGGTCCGCGCGCAGAGCGAGCTGACCAACGCCGACGTGCTCCACTTCACCCGCGCGCACGGCGGACTCAATATCTATGTCCATCCGGTGATCGGCAACGATCCCTTTCCGGCAACCGGCAACCCCGGCGGCTTTCCGCTCGCGCTGGTGCCCGACGCGGTGCTCGGCGACGTCGATGCGATCGAGATCGCGTGCCTGTGGAGCGACGAGCTCGGCACCAGTGAGCTCTGGTATCGCCTCCTCAACCTCGGCCTGCCGGTTGCCCCGACCGCGGGCAGCGACACGATGCAGAATATCCACCGCATGATGGCGATCGGCTCGACCCGCGTCTACGCCAAGCCGGAGGGGCCGGTCGGCATGACGAGCTTCCTCGACGCGCTGCGCAAGGGCCGCAGCTTCGTCACCACCGGACCGATGATCGATTTCACCGCCGCCGGCGCGGGTCCGGGCGAAGTCGTCGCGGGCGGCAGCACATCGATCCCCTGGTCGCTCGACCTGTTTTCGCCGACCGCGGTCGAGACCGTCGAAATCCTCGTCAACGGGCGCGTCGTGTGGAGCGGCAAGGGGCTGCCCGCTGCGGGCAAGCGCAATTACAGCGGCACGATCGAGGTACCCGCGGGCGGCTGGATCGCCGCGCGCGTCCATGGCGGCGCCGCGGTCTGGCCGGTGCAGGACGGCGCGCCCTTCGCGCATAGCGCGCCGGTCTGGATCGGCCGGGTGGGCAGCACCGACCCCGCCGCGGCGCGCGGCGCCGCCGCCGACCTGCTGCGCTGGATGCCGGTCGGCGAAGCGCGACTCGCGACCGGCTATCCGGGCGAAAGCGGCGCGCGCCTCAAGGCCCGCTTTGCCGAAGCGCGCCAGCGGCTCGAAGCGTGGGCGAAATGA
- a CDS encoding CocE/NonD family hydrolase, whose amino-acid sequence MIKKSLAALTLVLTLSPLVGAHAQRTVTPVVQPGGDIPKSYSPESEGTDYERRVVMVPMRDGVKLQTIIIVPKGAKNAPILMDRTPYNATARSTRSTSARMVNALPFENEQFVRNGYIIVWQDTRGKFGSEGDYTMIMPVAGPLNKTGVDHSTDAYDTIDWLVNKANLPESNGRVGMIGSSYEGYTTAMALLNPHPALRAAAPESPIIDGWMGDDWFHYGAFRQLMLGFIAMQSGEKGFASAPSHGGGDDYDVFREAGSAGDWARARGFDQLPAFKRVVANPEYNETWSGQAVDKLLAANPSNVPTLWVQPIWDQEDGYGAIHSFEALRAAGKTGNNHLILGPWFHSQVNRAAGGRSVGPLNWDGDTVEHYWKRMVLPFFNEHLKDGPPSNMPVATVYNTGEDRWERLTTWPLACEKGCPSPLTPLYLAADGGLSFKAGGTGGDNYVSDPAKPVPFLQRPFSMQRSVYTPEWPTWLVSDQRHVDGRPDVMTYRSEVLTAPVRVSGAPIADIIARTTGTDGDFVVKVIDVFPQENANNPNMGGYQLAIALDIFRGRYRDSFSDPSPIPAGKAQRYKFRLPTVNHVFQPGHRIMIQVQSSLFPLYDRNPQTYVPNIFNAKKADYKAATITLERGANGSRVWLPVVPVDQSAAAAQ is encoded by the coding sequence ATGATCAAGAAGTCGCTCGCCGCGCTGACGCTGGTGCTGACCCTTTCGCCGCTGGTCGGCGCGCATGCCCAGCGCACGGTAACACCCGTCGTGCAGCCGGGCGGCGACATCCCCAAAAGCTATTCGCCCGAAAGCGAAGGCACCGACTATGAACGGCGCGTCGTCATGGTGCCGATGCGCGACGGCGTGAAGCTGCAGACGATCATCATCGTGCCCAAGGGCGCGAAGAACGCGCCGATCCTGATGGACCGTACGCCCTATAATGCGACGGCGCGTTCGACGCGGTCGACGAGCGCGCGCATGGTCAACGCGCTGCCGTTCGAGAATGAGCAGTTCGTCAGAAACGGCTATATCATCGTCTGGCAGGACACCCGCGGCAAGTTCGGGTCCGAGGGCGATTATACGATGATCATGCCGGTCGCGGGGCCGCTCAACAAGACCGGGGTCGACCATTCGACCGACGCCTATGACACGATCGACTGGCTGGTGAACAAGGCGAACCTGCCCGAAAGCAACGGCCGCGTCGGGATGATCGGCTCATCCTACGAAGGCTATACGACCGCGATGGCGTTGCTCAATCCGCACCCGGCACTGCGGGCGGCGGCGCCCGAAAGCCCGATCATCGATGGCTGGATGGGTGACGACTGGTTCCATTACGGCGCCTTCCGCCAGCTGATGCTCGGCTTCATCGCGATGCAGTCGGGCGAAAAGGGCTTCGCGAGCGCCCCCTCGCACGGCGGCGGCGACGATTATGACGTGTTCCGCGAAGCGGGGTCGGCCGGCGACTGGGCGCGCGCCCGCGGCTTCGACCAGCTTCCGGCGTTCAAGCGGGTGGTCGCCAATCCCGAATATAACGAGACATGGTCGGGGCAGGCGGTCGACAAGCTGCTCGCCGCCAATCCGTCCAACGTGCCGACGCTGTGGGTCCAGCCGATCTGGGATCAGGAGGACGGCTATGGCGCGATCCACTCGTTCGAGGCGCTGCGCGCCGCGGGCAAGACCGGCAACAACCATCTGATCCTCGGCCCGTGGTTCCACAGCCAGGTCAACCGCGCCGCCGGCGGCCGCAGCGTCGGGCCGCTCAACTGGGACGGCGACACCGTCGAACATTATTGGAAGCGCATGGTGCTGCCCTTCTTCAACGAGCATCTGAAGGACGGCCCGCCGTCGAACATGCCTGTCGCGACGGTCTACAACACCGGCGAGGACCGCTGGGAGAGACTGACGACCTGGCCGCTCGCTTGCGAAAAAGGCTGCCCCTCACCGCTGACCCCGCTCTATCTCGCCGCCGACGGCGGGCTCAGCTTCAAGGCGGGTGGCACGGGCGGCGACAACTATGTCTCCGATCCCGCCAAGCCGGTGCCCTTCCTGCAACGCCCGTTCAGCATGCAGCGTTCGGTCTACACCCCCGAATGGCCGACCTGGCTGGTCAGCGACCAGCGCCACGTCGACGGGCGGCCCGACGTCATGACCTATCGCAGCGAGGTGCTGACCGCACCGGTGCGTGTGTCGGGCGCACCGATCGCCGACATCATCGCGCGCACGACCGGCACCGACGGCGATTTCGTCGTCAAGGTGATCGACGTCTTCCCGCAGGAAAATGCGAATAATCCCAATATGGGCGGCTATCAGCTCGCGATCGCGCTCGACATTTTCCGCGGCCGGTACCGGGACAGTTTCTCCGACCCCTCGCCAATTCCGGCTGGCAAGGCGCAGCGCTACAAGTTCCGCCTGCCGACCGTGAACCATGTGTTCCAGCCGGGGCACCGCATCATGATCCAGGTCCAGTCGAGCCTGTTCCCGCTCTACGACCGCAATCCGCAGACCTATGTCCCCAATATCTTCAACGCGAAGAAGGCGGACTATAAGGCGGCGACGATCACGCTCGAACGCGGCGCGAACGGCAGTCGCGTCTGGCTTCCGGTGGTGCCGGTCGACCAGTCGGCGGCGGCGGCACAATAA